The following are from one region of the Candidatus Binatia bacterium genome:
- a CDS encoding COX15/CtaA family protein, whose amino-acid sequence MSSDARRFVHRVAWVAMAGAFLLVIAGGLVTSRDAGLAVPDWPLAFGQLNPPHWLQMENVRTEHGHRILAFLVASWTAFLLVTVLRREQSPLVRRLTIAAAALVIVQAILGGLRVLELSVDLAMIHGVVGQLFFSSLAAVVAVTSPVWEQDAAVPESTPERARALVLFVLVFAQLLFGLFIRHLGAAARPLEGTPLLYAHVLGAGLVLSAILDFHSRTPADLPGRRWIIPLVALQIALGIAAYVATDDMTYDRQATFLEAWLPTLHVAVGAALLATVVVRNLHAWRSRIADAVRAPASAVATSAGIGAALGKAL is encoded by the coding sequence ATGTCCTCTGACGCGCGCCGCTTCGTGCACCGCGTCGCGTGGGTCGCGATGGCAGGGGCCTTCCTTCTCGTGATTGCGGGAGGACTGGTTACCAGCCGCGATGCAGGACTGGCCGTGCCCGACTGGCCCCTCGCCTTCGGTCAGCTCAATCCTCCGCACTGGTTGCAGATGGAGAACGTGCGCACCGAGCACGGGCACCGCATCCTCGCGTTCCTGGTCGCGTCGTGGACGGCGTTCCTGCTCGTCACGGTGCTGCGGCGCGAGCAAAGCCCACTGGTGCGGCGCCTGACGATCGCAGCCGCTGCGCTGGTGATCGTCCAGGCCATTCTCGGCGGCCTGCGCGTGCTCGAGCTTTCGGTGGACCTCGCGATGATCCACGGCGTCGTCGGCCAGCTCTTCTTCTCGAGTCTCGCGGCGGTGGTCGCCGTGACGTCGCCGGTCTGGGAGCAGGACGCAGCCGTGCCCGAGTCCACGCCGGAAAGAGCCAGGGCCCTCGTACTGTTCGTCCTCGTGTTCGCCCAGCTGCTTTTCGGGCTCTTCATCCGCCACCTCGGTGCGGCCGCAAGGCCGCTCGAGGGAACTCCGCTTCTTTACGCGCACGTGCTCGGTGCCGGGCTCGTGCTGTCGGCGATCCTCGACTTCCATTCCAGGACTCCGGCCGACCTGCCGGGGCGGCGCTGGATCATTCCGCTGGTGGCGCTGCAGATTGCGCTCGGAATTGCCGCTTACGTCGCGACCGACGACATGACCTACGACCGCCAGGCCACGTTCCTCGAGGCATGGCTGCCGACTCTTCACGTCGCCGTCGGCGCCGCGCTGCTCGCGACGGTCGTCGTGCGAAACCTCCACGCGTGGCGCTCCCGCATTGCCGACGCGGTACGGGCGCCGGCTTCGGCGGTCGCGACATCGGCCGGCATCGGCGCGGCACTGGGCAAGGCCCTGTGA
- a CDS encoding carboxypeptidase regulatory-like domain-containing protein — MAAMTTKGSGPAQRVAGNSRFAGGLVVALACQLLAAITANAGTLSGKVRLAGTPPPHHKIIMTADPVCDSLYPKGREDEMVVADNSGGLANVLVYVKSGLPEKYRAPAPIGVVHIDQKGCEYVPHVIGVRVGQDIEIGNEDATLHNVNTKAVLNEPFNKAMAGKGQVLNTAFQHAEVAVKLKCDIHPWMAAYVGVFANPFFAVTGADGSFTINDVPKGDKYTVEAWHETLGTQTATIAIDEKSPANLQFTFAGN; from the coding sequence GTGGCAGCAATGACGACGAAGGGCTCAGGGCCGGCACAGCGCGTCGCGGGGAACTCCCGCTTCGCCGGCGGCCTCGTCGTCGCGCTGGCCTGCCAGCTGCTCGCCGCCATAACCGCCAACGCCGGGACTCTCAGCGGGAAGGTTCGCCTGGCCGGCACCCCGCCTCCCCATCACAAGATCATCATGACGGCCGACCCGGTCTGCGACTCGCTGTATCCGAAAGGCCGCGAGGACGAGATGGTCGTGGCCGACAACTCGGGCGGCCTGGCAAACGTTCTCGTCTACGTGAAATCCGGCCTGCCCGAGAAGTACCGTGCGCCGGCGCCGATCGGAGTCGTCCACATCGACCAGAAGGGCTGCGAGTACGTCCCCCATGTGATCGGCGTGCGCGTCGGCCAGGACATCGAGATCGGCAACGAAGACGCGACCCTGCACAACGTCAACACCAAGGCAGTCCTCAACGAGCCGTTCAACAAAGCCATGGCCGGCAAGGGGCAGGTCCTGAACACGGCGTTCCAGCACGCCGAGGTCGCGGTGAAGTTGAAGTGCGACATCCACCCGTGGATGGCCGCCTACGTGGGCGTTTTCGCGAACCCGTTCTTCGCGGTAACGGGGGCCGACGGCTCCTTCACGATCAACGACGTACCGAAGGGTGACAAGTACACCGTCGAAGCGTGGCACGAGACCCTCGGCACCCAGACCGCAACGATCGCGATAGACGAAAAAAGCCCGGCTAATCTGCAGTTCACCTTCGCTGGAAACTGA
- the cysC gene encoding adenylyl-sulfate kinase, which translates to MSEPKSKHIVWHQSTVSRAEREQISGHRGCTVWLTGLSGSGKSTIANLMEKALWERGVRSFVLDGDNIRHGLNKDLGFSPADRTENIRRIGEVAALFTDAGVVNVTAFISPYRADREIARKAMPEGCFVEVYIKCALDECEKRDPKGLYKKARAGQIPEFTGISAPYEAPDHAELVVDTTGQTAEQSLAAILGFLESKGYVPKA; encoded by the coding sequence ATGTCGGAACCGAAATCGAAGCACATCGTCTGGCACCAGAGCACGGTATCGCGCGCCGAGCGCGAGCAGATCAGCGGCCATCGCGGCTGCACGGTGTGGCTGACCGGCCTTTCCGGTTCGGGCAAGTCCACGATCGCCAACCTGATGGAAAAGGCGCTGTGGGAGCGCGGCGTGCGCAGCTTCGTGCTCGACGGAGACAACATCCGCCACGGCCTCAACAAGGACCTCGGCTTCTCGCCTGCCGATCGCACCGAGAACATCCGCCGCATCGGCGAAGTCGCTGCGCTGTTCACCGACGCCGGCGTCGTCAACGTGACCGCGTTCATTTCGCCGTACCGCGCCGACCGCGAAATCGCGCGCAAGGCGATGCCCGAGGGCTGCTTCGTCGAGGTCTACATCAAGTGCGCGCTCGACGAGTGCGAGAAGCGCGACCCGAAGGGCCTGTACAAGAAAGCCCGCGCCGGCCAGATCCCCGAGTTCACCGGAATCTCCGCCCCATATGAGGCGCCCGACCACGCCGAGCTCGTCGTCGACACGACGGGCCAGACAGCGGAGCAGAGCCTGGCGGCGATCCTCGGTTTCCTCGAGTCCAAGGGGTACGTTCCCAAGGCTTGA